One region of Macrobrachium rosenbergii isolate ZJJX-2024 chromosome 20, ASM4041242v1, whole genome shotgun sequence genomic DNA includes:
- the LOC136849061 gene encoding uncharacterized protein isoform X2, which produces MSIILLIATGSMNRWPSLATSAASAEALEDRSDDLPAEDSSEELLQKDASAEDLATDASSEVQTRNARSVLGPMSFHSELQDDLPLAGNFGLPARKLSLRRKRRSGVVIRGPFYPYPRPGHPLRFTSGAPGMLSSSWLTAIVSSGLAVNLIAFWRT; this is translated from the exons GAGTATCATACTACTCATAGCCACAGGGAGCATGAACAGATGGCCAAGCCTCGCGACGTCGGCAGCTTCTGCAGAAGCACTGGAAGACAGATCAGATGATCTCCCGGCAGAGGACAGCTCAGAGGAACTCCTGCAGAAGGATGCCTCCGCAGAGGACCTGGCGACTGATGCTTCTTCCGAGGTCCAAACGCGGAACGCGAGATCAGTCTTGGGACCGATGAGTTTCCACAGTGAACTGCAGGACGACTTGCCCTTGGCCGGGAACTTTGGCTTGCCCGCAAGGAAACTGTCTTTGAGAAGAa AGCGCCGATCTGGCGTAGTCATTCGAGGGCCCTTCTACCCATACCCAAGACCAGGTCACCCCTTGAGGTTCACAAGTGGCGCCCCTGGGATGCTGTCATCGTCTTGGTTAACAGCCATTGTCTCTTCTGGTCTGGCTGTGAACCTGATCGCTTTCTGGAGAAcgtga
- the LOC136849058 gene encoding uncharacterized protein produces the protein MALAHSSLTFLLSLVISCRICEASNASFSMPSWKGDHSVPFAVGTPNKGRYPFGEPVVAEMRLLQSLNRVYESKDDFTASLPHESSRDVLNSANLDADLESSDSKGLDTKTDAVKTKTIASLERLRDKAVRSLEKRSGDLRKQFSSMNFPSLEAALLSLAFLTFAVFVIDLIQDLFRGTSTGRKRRSSEPDDGMTDVIVLALSSIDTLSYGSQNPACGQKLLCHLNRSGWHDGLLGSASNYFVSLLLSVFSPKSGFQKNLDAAHFGKESEDCTERYSGCPSVLGELLPK, from the exons ATGGCTCTAGCGCACTCATCACTCACCTTTCTGCTCTCGCTGGTCATCTCATGCCGGATTTGCGAGGCGTCCAACGCATCCTTTTCAATGCCCTCGTGGAAGGGCGACCATTCTGTACCTTTCGCAGTCGGTACCCCCAACAAAGGACGGTACCCATTTGGAGAGCCTGTCGTAGCCGAAatgagacttctccagtctctgAACAGGGTTTACGAAAGTAAGGATGACTTTACAGCTTCGTTACCACACGAATCTTCTCGGGATGTGCTTAATTCGGCTAATCTGGATGCAGACTTGGAATCGTCAGATTCAAAAGGTCTGGACACGAAAACAGACGCGGTAAAAACGAAGACCATCGCATCTCTAGAACGGCTTCGAGATAAGGCTGTCCGTTCGCTTG AGAAACGCAGCGGTGACTTAAGGAAGCAATTTTCATCAATGAATTTCCCATCACTGGAAGCAGCGCTGCTCTCACTGGCTTTTCTGACTTTTGCGGTTTTCGTCATTGATTTGATCCAg GACCTGTTCCGCGGAACAAGTACCGGACGGAAACGACGCTCGTCGGAACCTGACGACGGGATGACTGACGTGATCGTGTTGGCCCTGTCGTCGATAGACACCCTGTCGTACGGCAGCCAAAACCCTGCTTGCGGTCAGAAGCTCCTGTGTCACCTCAACAGGTCTGGATGGCACGATGGACTGCTTGGATCAGCTTCCAACTATTTTGTTAG CTTACTTCTTAGCGTCTTCTCGCCGAAGTCTGGCTTCCAGAAAAATCTGGACGCAGCGCACTTCGGAAAGGAGAGCGAGGACTGCACAGAACGGTACTCGGGCTGCCCTTCGGTGCTCGGGGAACTGCTGCCGAAGTAA
- the LOC136849061 gene encoding uncharacterized protein isoform X1 has protein sequence MANSHMFVWSIILLIATGSMNRWPSLATSAASAEALEDRSDDLPAEDSSEELLQKDASAEDLATDASSEVQTRNARSVLGPMSFHSELQDDLPLAGNFGLPARKLSLRRKRRSGVVIRGPFYPYPRPGHPLRFTSGAPGMLSSSWLTAIVSSGLAVNLIAFWRT, from the exons GAGTATCATACTACTCATAGCCACAGGGAGCATGAACAGATGGCCAAGCCTCGCGACGTCGGCAGCTTCTGCAGAAGCACTGGAAGACAGATCAGATGATCTCCCGGCAGAGGACAGCTCAGAGGAACTCCTGCAGAAGGATGCCTCCGCAGAGGACCTGGCGACTGATGCTTCTTCCGAGGTCCAAACGCGGAACGCGAGATCAGTCTTGGGACCGATGAGTTTCCACAGTGAACTGCAGGACGACTTGCCCTTGGCCGGGAACTTTGGCTTGCCCGCAAGGAAACTGTCTTTGAGAAGAa AGCGCCGATCTGGCGTAGTCATTCGAGGGCCCTTCTACCCATACCCAAGACCAGGTCACCCCTTGAGGTTCACAAGTGGCGCCCCTGGGATGCTGTCATCGTCTTGGTTAACAGCCATTGTCTCTTCTGGTCTGGCTGTGAACCTGATCGCTTTCTGGAGAAcgtga